One Sulfitobacter sp. M39 genomic window, GGCGGTATAGCCGACGGTATCGGGGATGTTGATCGTGGTCGCCCCCGCCTTGATCGCGATTTCGACGGTGCGGTAGAGGTAATCAAGCTCGGTCCGCGTGGCGTCCATCGGCGACCATTGCACATTGTCGCAAAGGTTGCGCGCGTGGGTCACCGTTTCGTGGATGCGCTCGGCCATTTCGTCCATCGTGAGGTTCGGAATGGCGCGGTGCAGCGGCGAGGTGCCGATAAATGTGTGGATGCGGGGCTGGGCCGCGTGTTTGATCGCCTCAAAGCAACGATCAATGTCGCCGAATTGTGCGCGGGCCAAGCCGCAGATGACCGAGTTCTTCGAAAGCTTCGCGATTTCGCTGACGGCGGCGAAATCCCCTTCGGAGGCGATGGGGAAGCCGGCTTCGATCACGTCGACGCCCATCTCGTCCAGCAGGCCCGCGATCTCGATCTTTTCGGCGTGGGTCATGGTGGCGCCGGGGGATTGTTCGCCATCGCGCAATGTCGTGTCGAAAATCAAGACGCGGTCTTGTTGTGTGGTATCTGTCATCGTTTGGGTTCTTTCATTCTGCTGTATAAATCCGTGGCGCGCGGCACTTCCCTCTGAGCGGGCGCGCCGGATGGCACGCTCAGAGGCGGATTAGCAGCAGTAGGTTGGCACGCAGGAAAGTCGCGCAGCGGCGCGGCAGGATCGCAATATGATCGGCGTGTGTCATGGCGACAAGTTATACCCGTGCATTCGCAAATGGGAAGGGTTTTTCTGCGCCCTTTTTTCGGCGCTTGAAGGGGGGCTGTTTTCCGCTACTTCCCCTTGCATGAAACAGGTTTTGATCATCGGGGCGTCGGGCGGTGTGGGTGCCGCCTTGGCCGCCGCTTACGAGGCGCGTGGCGATACGGTCACGCGGCTGTCACGGTCGGTCGATGGGTTCGACATCACGGACGAACGCAGCGTCGACACGCACTTGACCGCGCTGAACGGGCCGTTTGACGTGGTGCTGGTGGCCACAGGCGCGCTCGAGATTGACGGTGCCGCACCGGAAAAGACCATCAAGTCCATCAGCCAAAAGGCGATGTTGGACCAATTCGCGTTGAACGCTGTGGGCCCTGCACTGGTGCTGCGCCACGCGGGCGACTTGCTGCGGCGGGACGCGCCTTGTGTCTTTGCCGTATTCTCTGCGCGGGTGGGGTCGATCGGCGACAACCGCATCGGCGGCTGGATCAGCTACCGCAGCGCCAAGGCGGCGGTGAACCAGATCGTGCACACCGCCGCGATCGAACTGACGCGCAGCCACAAGCGCAGTATCTGCGTCGCCCTGCACCCGGGCACGGTCAAGACCGCCTTTACCGCGAAATACCTTGCCCGCCATCCCGCTGTCGCACCGTCGGAGGCGGCGGAAAATCTGCGGGCTGTGATCGACGGGCTGACGCCTGCGGACACAGGGCAGTTCTTTGACTGGGCCGGAAAGCCGGTGCCATGGTAGGGCGCTTGGTGCTGGTTCTGGGCGACCAGCTGACAGAAACGCTCAGCGCCTTGGCGCAGGCGGATAAGGCGCGCGATACGGTCGTGATGGCCGAGGTCGCGGACGAGGCGGCCTATGTCCAGCATCACCCCAAGAAAATCGCCCTGATCTTTGCCGCGATGCGCAAGTTTGCCCATGCGTTGGAACAGGATGGCTGGACGATCGCCTATACGCAACTGGACGATACGGATAACGCGGGCTCTATCGTGGGGGAATTGCTGCGCCGGGCTGCGCAGACGGGGGCCAGCGAGGTGCTGGCGACAGAGCCGGGGGAATGGCGCTTGATCGACAAGCTGA contains:
- a CDS encoding SDR family NAD(P)-dependent oxidoreductase, which produces MKQVLIIGASGGVGAALAAAYEARGDTVTRLSRSVDGFDITDERSVDTHLTALNGPFDVVLVATGALEIDGAAPEKTIKSISQKAMLDQFALNAVGPALVLRHAGDLLRRDAPCVFAVFSARVGSIGDNRIGGWISYRSAKAAVNQIVHTAAIELTRSHKRSICVALHPGTVKTAFTAKYLARHPAVAPSEAAENLRAVIDGLTPADTGQFFDWAGKPVPW